A region of the Halorubrum sp. BV1 genome:
GTGAACGCGACCGGTTTAATGTCTCTCCACCGTTGCTGAGGTTGCGACACGGACGAGGTTCGAACTCAGGAGACGTGCCAGTACGGAACCCGTGTTTCAGGAACAGAAACGATGGGGGTAGAGCCTTTTCAGTGGCGGTGTCACGATTTGGTGTCCAATGAAACTGGAAGAGTTTGTCGACGCGAACGCACCTGACGAAAACGGCACCGGGTTTCGAAAAGTCAACAAGCGGCTGCTAGAGATTCCTTTTGACGGGATAGCAATGGTGAAAGCCGGGTCGATGATTGCCTACACCGGCGACGCGACGTTCACCGGGAAATCTTCTGCTGAGGGCGGGATCACTGGATTCGTCAAGGAGGCCGTGAGCGGAGAGGGAACGCCCATTATGGAGGCCGAGGGATCCGGCACACTCTATGTGGCCGATCAGG
Encoded here:
- a CDS encoding AIM24 family protein; amino-acid sequence: MKLEEFVDANAPDENGTGFRKVNKRLLEIPFDGIAMVKAGSMIAYTGDATFTGKSSAEGGITGFVKEAVSGEGTPIMEAEGSGTLYVADQ